In a single window of the Thunnus albacares chromosome 1, fThuAlb1.1, whole genome shotgun sequence genome:
- the gpt2 gene encoding alanine aminotransferase 2 isoform X1, translating into MFRLQHIVHRSQPVLHRMKSINSYLWQDARLKTQGPPVQSGLKRFSTAEAPVEAGDPSRMRERTLTMETLNPQVKAVEYAVRGPIVIKAGDLERRLQQGVKQPFTEVIKANIGDAHAMGQQPITFLRQVVALCCFPELLDSPAFPDDAKQRAKRILQDCGGQSLGSYSASQGVECIRQDIADYITRRDQGVLSDWNNIYLTTGASDGIMSILKLLVSGQGSSRTGVMIPIPQYPLYSAAISELGAVQINYYLDEANCWALDVEELQRAYLTAKQHCQPRVLCIINPGNPTGRMHLCQVQSKKCIEEVLHFAYEENLFVMADEVYQDNVYSSDCQFHSFKKVLCEMGPEYFNNVELASFHSTSKGYTGECGFRGGYMEVLNMDPQVKAQLVKLLSVRLCPPVSGQAAMNVIVNPPKVHEPSYAQFTKEKSSVLDALAHKARLTEQILNSVPGIKCNPVQGAMYAFPQIFIPPRAIQEAQSLSIAPDMLYCLKLLEETGICVVPGSGFGQREGTYHFRMTILPSPGKLEVLLEKMKEFHLRFLEEYSQQEQQITITNQDHHRQMSKQPD; encoded by the exons ATGTTTCGTCTTCAACACATAGTCCATCGCTCTCAGCCTGTCCTCCACCGGATGAAGTCGATCAATTCATATCTATGGCAGGATGCGCGACTTAAAACGCAGGGGCCTCCAGTTCAGTCTGGACTGAAACGGTTCAGCACAGCAGAGGCTCCTGTGGAGGCAGGGGACCCATCCAGGATGAGAGAGAGGACCCTGACCATGGAAACTTTAAACCCGCAGGTGAAAGCGGTGGAGTACGCAGTGAGGGGGCCCATCGTTATAAAGGCGGGAGACCTGGAGAGGAGGCTGCAGCAG GGAGTCAAACAGCCTTTCACTGAGGTCATCAAAGCCAACATTGGTGATGCCCATGCCATGGGCCAGCAGCCAATCACTTTCCTCCGTCAG GTGGTGGCTCTGTGTTGTTTCCCAGAACTGCTGGATAGTCCGGCTTTCCCTGATGATGCCAAACAGCGAGCCAAGCGCATCCTTCAGGACTGTGGTGGACAGAGCCTag GTTCGTACAGTGCCAGCCAGGGAGTGGAGTGCATCCGTCAGGATATTGCTGACTACATCACGCGCAGAGACCAGGGTGTACTTTCTGACTGGAACAACATCTACCTCACCACAGGGGCCAGTGATGGCATCATG AGCATCCTGAAGCTTCTGGTGTCGGGTCAGGGCAGCTCCAGGACAGGTGTGATGATTCCCATCCCTCAGTACCCACTGTACTCTGCAGCCATCTCAGAGCTGGGGGCAGTGCAGATCAACTACTACCTTGATGAGGCCAATTGCTGGGCACTAGATGTTGAAGAACTGCAGCGAGCTTACCTGACAGCCAAGCAGCACTGCCAGCCCAGAGTCCTCTGCATCATCAACCCTGGAAACCCCACTGGTAGgatgcatttat GTCAGGTGCAGAGTAAGAAGTGTATAGAGGAGGTCCTTCACTTTGCCTATGAAGAAAATCTGTTTGTCATGGCTGATGAG GTTTACCAGGACAACGTGTACTCCTCAGACTGTCAGTTCCACTCCTTTAAGAAGGTTCTCTGTGAGATGGGCCCTGAGTACTTCAACAATGTGGAACTGGCCTCCTTCCACTCCACCTCCAAGGGCTACACTGGAGA GTGTGGTTTCCGTGGAGGCTACATGGAGGTGTTGAACATGGATCCACAAGTGAAGGCCCAGCTGGTCAAACTGCTGTCTGTTCGCCTCTGCCCTCCTGTCTCTGGACAGGCAGCTATGAACGTCATTGTAAATCCCCCCAAAGTGCATGAGCCCTCGTATGCTCAGTTTACCAAG GAAAAGAGCTCAGTCCTGGATGCCCTGGCTCACAAGGCCAGGCTTACAGAGCAAATCCTCAACTCGGTCCCTGGGATTAAGTGCAACCCAGTCCAAGGAGCCATGTATGCCTTCCCTCAGATCTTCATCCCACCACGAGCAATTCAGGAAGCCCAG TCCCTGTCCATAGCTCCTGACATGCTGTACTGTCTCAAACTGCTGGAGGAAACAGGTATCTGTGTAGTTCCAGGAAGTGGATTCGGCCAGAGAGAGGGAACCTATCACTTCAG AATGACCATCCTACCAAGCCCAGGGAAGCTAGAAGTCCTCCTGGAGAAGATGAAGGAATTCCACCTCAGATTTCTTGAGGAGTATTCACAACAGGAACAACAGATCACCATAACCAACCAAGACCATCACAGACAAATGTCAAAGCAACCAGACTGA
- the gpt2 gene encoding alanine aminotransferase 2 isoform X2, with the protein MFRLQHIVHRSQPVLHRMKSINSYLWQDARLKTQGPPVQSGLKRFSTAEAPVEAGDPSRMRERTLTMETLNPQVKAVEYAVRGPIVIKAGDLERRLQQGVKQPFTEVIKANIGDAHAMGQQPITFLRQVVALCCFPELLDSPAFPDDAKQRAKRILQDCGGQSLGSYSASQGVECIRQDIADYITRRDQGVLSDWNNIYLTTGASDGIMSILKLLVSGQGSSRTGVMIPIPQYPLYSAAISELGAVQINYYLDEANCWALDVEELQRAYLTAKQHCQPRVLCIINPGNPTGQVQSKKCIEEVLHFAYEENLFVMADEVYQDNVYSSDCQFHSFKKVLCEMGPEYFNNVELASFHSTSKGYTGECGFRGGYMEVLNMDPQVKAQLVKLLSVRLCPPVSGQAAMNVIVNPPKVHEPSYAQFTKEKSSVLDALAHKARLTEQILNSVPGIKCNPVQGAMYAFPQIFIPPRAIQEAQSLSIAPDMLYCLKLLEETGICVVPGSGFGQREGTYHFRMTILPSPGKLEVLLEKMKEFHLRFLEEYSQQEQQITITNQDHHRQMSKQPD; encoded by the exons ATGTTTCGTCTTCAACACATAGTCCATCGCTCTCAGCCTGTCCTCCACCGGATGAAGTCGATCAATTCATATCTATGGCAGGATGCGCGACTTAAAACGCAGGGGCCTCCAGTTCAGTCTGGACTGAAACGGTTCAGCACAGCAGAGGCTCCTGTGGAGGCAGGGGACCCATCCAGGATGAGAGAGAGGACCCTGACCATGGAAACTTTAAACCCGCAGGTGAAAGCGGTGGAGTACGCAGTGAGGGGGCCCATCGTTATAAAGGCGGGAGACCTGGAGAGGAGGCTGCAGCAG GGAGTCAAACAGCCTTTCACTGAGGTCATCAAAGCCAACATTGGTGATGCCCATGCCATGGGCCAGCAGCCAATCACTTTCCTCCGTCAG GTGGTGGCTCTGTGTTGTTTCCCAGAACTGCTGGATAGTCCGGCTTTCCCTGATGATGCCAAACAGCGAGCCAAGCGCATCCTTCAGGACTGTGGTGGACAGAGCCTag GTTCGTACAGTGCCAGCCAGGGAGTGGAGTGCATCCGTCAGGATATTGCTGACTACATCACGCGCAGAGACCAGGGTGTACTTTCTGACTGGAACAACATCTACCTCACCACAGGGGCCAGTGATGGCATCATG AGCATCCTGAAGCTTCTGGTGTCGGGTCAGGGCAGCTCCAGGACAGGTGTGATGATTCCCATCCCTCAGTACCCACTGTACTCTGCAGCCATCTCAGAGCTGGGGGCAGTGCAGATCAACTACTACCTTGATGAGGCCAATTGCTGGGCACTAGATGTTGAAGAACTGCAGCGAGCTTACCTGACAGCCAAGCAGCACTGCCAGCCCAGAGTCCTCTGCATCATCAACCCTGGAAACCCCACTG GTCAGGTGCAGAGTAAGAAGTGTATAGAGGAGGTCCTTCACTTTGCCTATGAAGAAAATCTGTTTGTCATGGCTGATGAG GTTTACCAGGACAACGTGTACTCCTCAGACTGTCAGTTCCACTCCTTTAAGAAGGTTCTCTGTGAGATGGGCCCTGAGTACTTCAACAATGTGGAACTGGCCTCCTTCCACTCCACCTCCAAGGGCTACACTGGAGA GTGTGGTTTCCGTGGAGGCTACATGGAGGTGTTGAACATGGATCCACAAGTGAAGGCCCAGCTGGTCAAACTGCTGTCTGTTCGCCTCTGCCCTCCTGTCTCTGGACAGGCAGCTATGAACGTCATTGTAAATCCCCCCAAAGTGCATGAGCCCTCGTATGCTCAGTTTACCAAG GAAAAGAGCTCAGTCCTGGATGCCCTGGCTCACAAGGCCAGGCTTACAGAGCAAATCCTCAACTCGGTCCCTGGGATTAAGTGCAACCCAGTCCAAGGAGCCATGTATGCCTTCCCTCAGATCTTCATCCCACCACGAGCAATTCAGGAAGCCCAG TCCCTGTCCATAGCTCCTGACATGCTGTACTGTCTCAAACTGCTGGAGGAAACAGGTATCTGTGTAGTTCCAGGAAGTGGATTCGGCCAGAGAGAGGGAACCTATCACTTCAG AATGACCATCCTACCAAGCCCAGGGAAGCTAGAAGTCCTCCTGGAGAAGATGAAGGAATTCCACCTCAGATTTCTTGAGGAGTATTCACAACAGGAACAACAGATCACCATAACCAACCAAGACCATCACAGACAAATGTCAAAGCAACCAGACTGA
- the mtfmt gene encoding methionyl-tRNA formyltransferase, mitochondrial isoform X2 → MRWTRGGRAVGMLTACRSVLRRLQHCQPLAVWRRHLSSGPPWRLLFFGSDEFAVESLKLLTSNRSSCGGIVESLEVVTLSGDIPVKRFAQQNHLPLHTWPLGDLHGQFDVGVVVSFGCLLHERLINKFPYGILNVHPSLLPRWRGPAPVFHTVMHGDTVTGVTIMQIRPHRFDVGPVLAQELHPVPERCTADELGAALATKGAHLLIDTLRTLSERMANKMEQSQTGATFAPKIHPSMSWMVWEEQTCDQIDRLYRAIGSRIPLRTIWMGSTIKLLDFVGKCHISLSDQRRKPVPGSVSYQKESNTLAVLCKDGWVGFKAVLLKKRLTAADFYNGYLHQTVKKI, encoded by the exons ATGCGGTGGACGCGCGGCGGACGCGCGGTCGGTATGCTGACTGCCTGCAGGAGCGTCCTTCGCCGCCTGCAGCACTGCCAGCCGCTTGCGGTATGGAGGCGGCACCTGTCCTCCGGACCCCCCTGGAGGCTCCTGTTCTTTGGCTCTGATGAGTTCGCTGTGGAATCTCTAAAACTCCTCACATCCAACAG GAGCTCCTGTGGAGGGATAGTGGAGTCCCTTGAAGTTGTTACTTTGTCTGGTGACATCCCAGTGAAGAGGTTCGCTCAACAGAACCACCTACCGCTCCACACCTGGCCTCTTGGTGATCTGCATGGACAGTTTGATGTTGGGGTGGTGGTGTCTTTTGGCTGTTTACTCCATGAGAGACTAATCAACAAGTTTCCATA CGGGATCTTGAATGTTCACCCCAGCCTGCTGCCGAGGTGGCGAGGTCCAGCGCCTGTCTTCCACACCGTCATGCATGGTGATACTGTGACAGGAGTCACCATCATGCAGATCCGTCCTCACAG GTTCGATGTGGGCCCTGTTCTCGCACAGGAGCTCCATCCTGTCCCTGAGAGATGTACTGCTGATGAGCTTGGAGCTGCTCTAGCCACTAAGGGAGCACATCTA CTGATTGACACGTTGAGGACACTGTCAGAGAGAATGGCAAATAAAATGGAGCAAAGTCAGACAGGTGCAACTTTTG CCCCgaaaatccatccatccatgagCTGGATGGTGTGGGAGGAACAGACTTGTGACCAAATCGATCGTTTATATCGTGCCATTGGATCCAGG ATACCTTTGAGAACCATATGGATGGGCAGCACAATAAAGCTTCTTGATTTTGTaggaaaatgtcacatttcattatCAG ATCAAAGGAGGAAACCAGTTCCTGGCTCAGTGAGCTATCAGAAGGAGTCCAACACCCTGGCTGTGTTGTGTAAG